One Vicinamibacteria bacterium DNA window includes the following coding sequences:
- a CDS encoding M20/M25/M40 family metallo-hydrolase, translating into VLIEPSERDGANVRVSALGYFLGTDVSNFPSFVMAKEHYGRILRILEKNVAATLEISLRVSFADHVEGNNVLADLPGSDAERSDELVILGAHLDSWHAGTGATDNAAGVAAMMEALRILEAVGAAPRRTIRLALWTGEEQGYFGSLGYVTRHFGDPETMVLTPEHGKLSAYFNLDNGTGRIRGVYLQGNEAARPILEAFLAPFAYLEASGLTVLNTGGTDHLPFHALGLPGFQFVQDPIDYDTRTHHTNLDVYENLLEEDLEQAAVIIASVAYHAAMRDEKFPRPRLPEPRSKAEEN; encoded by the coding sequence CGGTCCTCATCGAGCCCAGCGAGCGCGACGGAGCCAACGTGCGCGTTTCCGCCCTCGGCTATTTCCTGGGAACCGACGTCTCCAACTTCCCGTCGTTCGTGATGGCGAAAGAGCACTACGGTCGCATCCTCCGAATCCTGGAAAAAAACGTCGCCGCAACGCTCGAGATCTCGCTCCGAGTGAGCTTTGCCGATCACGTCGAGGGGAACAACGTGCTCGCCGATCTTCCCGGGAGCGACGCCGAGCGTTCCGATGAGCTCGTGATCCTCGGAGCCCACCTCGACTCATGGCACGCCGGAACCGGCGCCACCGACAATGCCGCGGGGGTGGCGGCCATGATGGAAGCCCTGCGCATTCTAGAGGCCGTGGGTGCGGCCCCGAGGAGGACCATCCGGCTCGCTCTATGGACCGGCGAGGAGCAAGGCTACTTCGGCTCGCTCGGCTACGTGACGCGACATTTCGGCGACCCCGAGACGATGGTGCTGACGCCGGAGCACGGGAAGCTCTCGGCATACTTCAACCTGGACAACGGCACCGGGCGAATCCGAGGCGTCTATCTCCAGGGAAACGAGGCCGCACGTCCGATCCTGGAAGCGTTCCTCGCGCCTTTTGCCTATCTCGAAGCGTCGGGGCTGACCGTCCTGAATACCGGCGGTACGGATCACCTCCCGTTCCACGCACTCGGCCTTCCCGGCTTCCAGTTCGTCCAGGATCCCATCGACTACGATACGAGGACGCATCACACCAACCTCGACGTCTACGAGAACCTTCTCGAGGAGGACCTCGAGCAGGCGGCCGTCATCATCGCATCCGTCGCCTACCACGCGGCGATGCGAGACGAGAAGTTCCCCCGCCCACGGCTTCCCGAGCCGCGCTCCAAAGCGGAAGAGAACTAG
- a CDS encoding methyltransferase domain-containing protein, translating to MNARSFSMSILVLLIAACVIGFQEAREVERLVDALDVDPGEVFADVGAGDGRFSLALAARVGNDGRVYATEVDRDDLKEIRGRVAEDQTSNVTVIEGSQSSTGLPDICCDGILLRRVYHHFQDPDAMRESLKRALKEDGLLLIIDFGEKRHWSRPAGIPESRDGHGIAKEMLVSEMELAGFELVRDLDWPNDDYALLFRVARVPD from the coding sequence ATGAATGCCCGCTCGTTCTCGATGTCCATTTTGGTTCTACTCATCGCGGCTTGCGTCATCGGGTTCCAAGAGGCTCGCGAAGTCGAGCGTCTCGTGGACGCGCTCGATGTGGACCCGGGTGAAGTGTTCGCCGACGTGGGGGCGGGGGACGGTCGCTTCAGCCTGGCTCTGGCCGCGCGCGTCGGGAACGACGGTCGGGTTTACGCAACCGAGGTGGATCGCGACGATTTGAAGGAGATCCGCGGCCGGGTCGCAGAGGACCAGACGAGCAACGTCACGGTGATCGAAGGCAGCCAGAGCTCGACGGGACTGCCCGACATTTGCTGCGATGGCATTCTTCTTCGACGGGTCTACCATCATTTCCAGGACCCGGACGCGATGCGGGAAAGCCTGAAGCGCGCGCTGAAGGAGGACGGGCTTCTCCTTATTATCGACTTCGGCGAGAAACGTCACTGGAGTCGACCGGCGGGCATTCCCGAATCACGTGACGGGCACGGCATCGCGAAAGAGATGCTCGTTTCCGAGATGGAGCTCGCCGGCTTCGAGCTCGTACGGGACCTGGACTGGCCGAACGACGACTACGCGCTTTTGTTTCGGGTGGCTCGCGTACCGGACTAG
- the hpnD gene encoding presqualene diphosphate synthase HpnD — protein MELAEAYSFCRKVAHRKGPNFSVGFRFLPRHKRDAVYATYAFCRFVDDVVDEKVDSDVRELIDRWERELDDCYAGKPSHPVAVALADTAARYPIPKSAFRGLIDGCRMDLVKTRYASFAELMEYSDLVATTISTMSLAIFGYCDDAAVERGRDLATAFQLTNILRDVGEDVERGRIYLPQDELARFGVCEEDLRLKKVTRGFADLMRFQVQRVREHYDRAEPLLSLIETDARRCTRLMGSVYYGVLERIEASGGNVFGGRIGLTFGEKLGLVARTWWNGSPTWIHLTP, from the coding sequence ATGGAGCTTGCGGAAGCCTATTCCTTCTGCCGCAAGGTGGCCCATCGGAAAGGGCCGAACTTTTCGGTGGGTTTTCGATTCCTCCCCCGACACAAGCGCGACGCGGTTTACGCAACCTACGCCTTTTGTCGCTTCGTCGATGACGTGGTGGACGAGAAAGTCGATTCCGATGTCCGCGAGCTCATCGATCGATGGGAGCGTGAGCTCGACGACTGTTACGCGGGCAAGCCGAGCCATCCCGTGGCCGTCGCCCTCGCCGACACCGCCGCGCGTTACCCGATACCCAAATCCGCCTTTCGGGGCCTCATCGACGGATGCCGCATGGACCTCGTCAAGACACGTTACGCGAGCTTCGCGGAACTGATGGAGTACAGCGATCTCGTCGCGACCACCATCTCGACGATGTCGCTCGCCATCTTCGGTTATTGTGACGATGCGGCCGTCGAGCGAGGACGCGATCTGGCGACCGCCTTTCAGCTCACCAATATCCTGCGCGACGTGGGGGAGGACGTCGAGCGCGGTCGAATCTACCTTCCCCAGGACGAGCTAGCCCGGTTCGGCGTCTGCGAAGAAGATCTACGCCTCAAGAAGGTGACCCGGGGGTTTGCCGATCTCATGCGATTCCAGGTGCAGCGCGTGCGTGAGCATTACGACCGGGCCGAGCCCCTTCTGAGTCTCATCGAAACCGACGCGCGACGGTGCACGCGCCTCATGGGCTCCGTCTACTACGGCGTGCTCGAGCGGATCGAGGCGTCGGGCGGTAACGTGTTCGGCGGCCGGATCGGTCTCACCTTTGGAGAGAAGCTCGGCCTGGTGGCGCGCACCTGGTGGAACGGCTCACCGACCTGGATCCATCTCACTCCGTAA